The stretch of DNA GCACTGGCGGAACGCCTGAGCAATGATCAAGTGGAGCCGGAAAGAGACAGGTGGAAATGTCGGTCTTGTTGCCCGGCGACCGGGCTTGTCCCGCAACACCGTCCACAAGCATGTACGCGAGGCCGAATGTCTCTTCGGATCCTGCGGATGTTGTTTGTTTCCATCCAAGTCCCCTGCTGATTACCATGGCAGCCTGCATCAGGGCAGGCTGGGCGATCTCAAGCAATTCACGGCTTGATTGACAACCGTCACCCAGACGCAGTACCGAGGGACAAAGCCGGTAATGTCGACCTTCGCGAGATGCCAGCAGATACCCCTCATTCAACAGCGTGTGAACGGTTCGGAACGCTGCCGGTCTGGCCGCAGGAAGGCGTCTTCACCCCCGGATCAGTCCTCCGCGATGTCTTCGGCCCATAATTCGGGCTTTTCGCGGATGAATCTTTCCATCAGCGCGATACAGTCCGGGTCGTCGGCAATCACCACGTCAACGCCGTGCTGGCGAAGGAAATCCTCATTCCCGCCAAAGGTGGTGTTCTCCCCGACAACCACGCGCGGAATTCCGAACTGCACAATGGTGCCGCTGCACATCATGCAGGGGCTGAGGGTCGTGTAGAGAACCGTATCCCGATAGGTCTTCTGTCGGCCAGCCTTGCGAAGGGCGTCCATTTCTCCATGGGCAATCGGATCCCCCTGCTGCACGCGCTGGTTATGACCACGAGACACCTCCCGGCCCCCGCGCGCCAGCACCGACCCGATGGGGCATCCCCCCTCATCAAAGCCCAGCTTTGCCTGTTCA from Alphaproteobacteria bacterium LSUCC0719 encodes:
- a CDS encoding nucleoside deaminase is translated as MVTDTDRQMLKIAYEQAKLGFDEGGCPIGSVLARGGREVSRGHNQRVQQGDPIAHGEMDALRKAGRQKTYRDTVLYTTLSPCMMCSGTIVQFGIPRVVVGENTTFGGNEDFLRQHGVDVVIADDPDCIALMERFIREKPELWAEDIAED